The following proteins come from a genomic window of Dreissena polymorpha isolate Duluth1 chromosome 1, UMN_Dpol_1.0, whole genome shotgun sequence:
- the LOC127838526 gene encoding sulfotransferase 1A2-like, translating into MTETKVLDAGGDPITMIDFGDFRSSLFGHTVEYIRKVNQDLPAFEFLDGDVLLVSYPKAGCTWTFEILTMLLKGKSDGPHYSKMHVMLEASARENMTTLPSPRLLNTHLPWRRFPSDIMKKKVKLVFVVRNPKDAAVSLYHMMTGMKHYNYSGRFENWLPLFMQGQLAYDCYLKYLHDWEEVYKTKSLDMFILYYEDLKRDSVAEIKRLAEFLELPVDERLVIDISEKCQFREMKTRFDAVALGSGSYKVDKNYGFMRKGEVGNWKQWFTVAQSEQMDALVAEKLHDSIFQFDYQ; encoded by the exons ATGACAGAAACGAAAGTGTTGGATGCGGGTGGTGACCCAATAACAATGATAGATTTCGGTGACTTTCGATCCTCGCTATTTGGACACACTGTTGAATATATACGAAAAGTGAATCAGGACTTGCCGGCGTTCGAGTTTCTGGATGGGGATGTGCTACTGGTGTCATATCCAAAAGCAG GCTGCACGTGGACCTTTGAGATCCTGACGATGCTGCTAAAAGGGAAATCTGACGGACCACACTACAGCAAGATGCACGTGATGTTGGAGGCGTCGGCGCGTGAAAATATGACGACACTTCCGTCGCCCAGGTTGCTTAATACGCACTTACCATGGCGCAG GTTTCCCTCGGATATCATGAAGAAGAAGGTGAAGCTTGTGTTCGTGGTACGGAACCCAAAGGACGCGGCCGTGTCGCTGTACCACATGATGACGGGCATGAAGCACTACAACTACAGTGGAAGGTTCGAGAACTGGCTGCCACTTTTCATGCAAGGTCAAC TTGCCTATGATTGTTACCTGAAATACCTACATGATTGGGAAGAGGTCTACAAGACGAAATCACTGGATATGTTTATACTGTATTACGAGGATCTGAAAAG GGACAGTGTTGCGGAAATCAAGCGTCTAGCAGAATTTCTGGAATTGCCAGTCGACGAGAGGCTTGTTATAGACATCAGTGAGAAATGCCAGTTCAGAGAAATGAAGACGAGATTTGATGCGGTTGCGCTGGGTTCTGGTTCATACAAAGTGGACAAGAACTATGGATTTATGCGGAAAG gCGAGGTCGGGAACTGGAAGCAGTGGTTTACAGTAGCACAGAGTGAGCAGATGGACGCGCTCGTGGCAGAAAAGTTACACGACTCTATATTTCAATTCGATTACCAATGA